From Pagrus major chromosome 2, Pma_NU_1.0, one genomic window encodes:
- the sst1.2 gene encoding somatostatin 1.2, which translates to MQCVRCPAILALVALVLCGPGVSSQLDRDQDQNQDLNLELHQHRLLQRARSAGLLSQEWSKRAVEDLLAQMSLPEADAQREAEVVSMATGGRMNLERSVDAPNNLPPRERKAGCKNFYWKGFTSC; encoded by the exons ATGCAGTGCGTTCGTTGTcccgccatcttggctctcgTGGCGTTGGTTCTGTGCGGTCCAGGCGTTTCCTCTCAGCTCGACAGAGACCAGGACCAAAACCAGGACCTGAACCTAGAGCTGCATCAGCACCGGCTGCTGCAACGAGCTCGCAGCGCCGGACTCCTGTCACAG GAGTGGAGTAAACGTGCCGTCGAGGACCTGCTGGCTCAGATGTCTCTACCAGAGGCCGACGCCCAGCGGGAGGCCGAGGTCGTGTCCATGGCAACAGGAGGAAGGATGAACCTGGAGCGGTCCGTCGACGCCCCCAACAACCTGCCCCCCCGCGAACGCAAAGCCGGCTGCAAGAACTTCTACTGGAAGGGCTTCACTTCCTGTTAA
- the sst1.1 gene encoding somatostatin 1, tandem duplicate 1: MKMVSSCRLRCLLLLLLSFTASISCSSAAQRDSKLRLLLHRTPLLGSKQDMSRSSLAELLLSDLLQVENEALEEENFPRAEGEPEDIHVDLERAAAGGPLLAPRERKAGCKNFFWKTFTSC; the protein is encoded by the exons ATGAAGATGGTCTCCTCCTGCCGCCTCCgctgcctcctcctgctgctcctctccttcACCGCCTCCATCAGCTGCTCCTCCGCCGCCCAGAGGGACTCCAAACTCCGCCTGCTGCTGCACCGGACCCCGCTGCTGGGCTCCAAACAG gacATGTCTCGGTCGTCCCTGGCGGAGCTGCTCCTGTCGGACCTCCTGCAGGTGGAGAACGaggctctggaggaggagaacttCCCACGGGCTGAAGGCGAACCTGAAGACATCCATGTTGATCTGGAGCGAGCCGCCGCCGGCGGGCCGCTGCTTGCCCCCCGAGAGAGAAAAGCCGGCTGCAAGAACTTCTTCTGGAAGACCTTCACCTCCTGCTGA